From the genome of Nicotiana sylvestris chromosome 2, ASM39365v2, whole genome shotgun sequence, one region includes:
- the LOC104228320 gene encoding vacuolar protein sorting-associated protein 52 A-like isoform X1, with product MAEVADNTSANANNGQKSFFDLGSFVGDLNIEDEIASADISLEGLEEELQECKTDDVVANILSKGTTLREYTKGVENNLRQVELDSIQDYIKESDNLVSLHDQIRDCDMILTQMETLLSGFQGEIGSISSDIKILQEKSMDMGLRLKNRKVAESKLAKFVEDIIVPPRMIDIIVDGEVNEEYMRTLEILSKKLKYSDADLMVKTSKALKDVRPELERLRQKAVSKVFDFMVQKLYSLRKPKTNIQILQQSVLLKYKYILSFLKEHGKEVYLEVRAAYTDTMNKVLSAQFRAYIQALEKLQLDIATSNDLIGVETRSTGLFLRGREPLKNRSAVFALGERINILKEIEEPPLIPHIAEASSKKYPYEVLFRSLHKLLMDTASSEYLFCDDFFGEQTMFYDIFAGTGGPFSVIDEHFGTILPNSFDAIGLLLMIRIIYHHQLVMSRRRIPCLDSYLDKVNIALWPRFKMVFDLHLNSLRNANIRTLWEDDVHPHYVIRRYAEFTASLIHLNVEYGDGQLELNLERLRMAVDDLLVKLAQMFAKQKQQTVFLINNYDMTISVLKEAGPDGGKIQQHFEELLKNNTSIFVEELLLEHFSDLIKFVKTRGSEDPSIGTERPITIAEVEPIVKDFASRWKAAIELMHNDVITSFSNFLCGMDILRAALTQLLLYYTRLSDCIKRINGGSTLNKDLVSISSIMYEIRKYSRTF from the exons ATGGCGGAGGTGGCTGACAACACATCG GCCAATGCGAATAATGGGCAgaaatctttctttgatttggGATCCTTCGTTGGCGATTTGAATATTGAGGATGAAATTGCCAG CGCTGATATATCCCTTGAGGGGCTTGAGGAAGAGTTACAGGAATGTAAAACTGATGAT GTTGTCGCAAACATACTTTCTAAAGGTACAACGTTGCGGGAATACACTAAAGGCGTTGAAAACAATTTGCGGCAAGTTGAATTGGATTCTATCCAG GATTACATAAAGGAAAGTGATAATCTAGTCTCACTTCATGATCAAATTCGTGATTGCGACATGATTCTTACCCAAATGGAGACTCTTCTCAGTGGATTTCAG GGAGAGATAGGTTCTATAAGTTCAGATATCAAAATTCTCCAAGAGAAGTCTATGGATATGGGACTGAGGCTGAAGAATCGCAAG GTGGCAGAGTCAAAGCTGGCAAAGTTTGTCGAGGATATTATTGTTCCTCCAAGGATGATAGACATAATTGTTGATGGAGAG GTTAATGAGGAATACATGAGGACCCTTGAGATTTTGAGTAAAAAGCTGAAGTATTCAGATGCAGATCTCATGGTTAAAACATCAAAGGCTCTGAAAGATGTTCGGCCTGAACTAGAAAGACTTAGGCAGAAAGCGGTCTCCAAG GTGTTTGATTTCATGGTTCAGAAGCTATACTCTTTAAGGAAACCCAAAACTAATATTCAGATCCTTCAGCAGAGTGTCCTTCTAAAATATAA GTATATCCTTTCCTTTCTTAAGGAGCATGGCAAGGAGGTGTATCTTGAGGTTCGAGCTGCATACACTGACACAATGAACAAG GTTCTGAGTGCACAGTTCCGCGCTTATATTCAAGCTTTAGAAAAGCTTCAGTTGGATATAGCAACATCTAATGATCTGATAGGTGTTGAGACCAGAAGCACAGGTCTTTTCTTGAGAGGAAGAGAACCATTGAAGAACAGGTCTGCAGTTTTTGCTCTTGGAGAAAGGATAAACATTCTCAAG GAGATTGAAGAGCCTCCATTAATTCCACATATCGCTGAAGCCAGCTCAAAAAAATATCCGTATGAGGTCCTTTTCAGGAGTTTGCACAAGCTGCTCATGGATACTGCTTCTTCGGA GTACCTTTTCTGTGATGATTTCTTTGGAGAGCAGACCATGTTTTATGATATATTTGCTGGTACGGGAG GCCCATTTTCAGTAATTGATGAGCATTTCGGTACAATCCTTCCCAATAGTTTTGATGCAATTGGCTTACTGCTCATGATTCGCATCATATACCACCACCAG CTTGTAATGTCCAGACGCCGAATTCCATGCCTGGATTCATACTTAGACAAG GTCAATATTGCTTTATGGCCACGTTTCAAGATGGTCTTTGACTTGCACCTCAACAGCCTGCGAAATGCCAATATCAGGACTCTCTGGGAAGATGATGTTCACCCACATTATGTCATAAGGCGCTATGCTGAGTTTACTGCCTCCCTTATTCACCTTAATGTAGAATATGGAGATGGGCAG CTTGAACTGAATCTGGAGAGACTCAGAATGGCTGTTGATGACTTGCTTGTCAAGCTAGCACAAATGTTCGCTAAACAAAAGCAGCAAACCGTATTCCTTATAAACAACTACGACATGACAATATCGGTTCTGAAG GAAGCTGGTCCAGATGGGGGGAAGATCCAGCAGCACTTTGAAGAGCTTCTAAAGAATAACACATCCATATTCGTG GAAGAATTGCTATTGGAACATTTTAGCGATCTTATCAAGTTTGTAAAGACGAGAGGGT CTGAGGATCCAAGTATTGGCACTGAAAGGCCTATAACTATTGCTGAAGTCGAGCCGATTGTAAAGGACTTTGCAAGCAGATGGAAAGCCGCAATTGAACTTATGCACAATGATGTCATTACTTCTTTCAGCAATTTCCTGTGTGGAATGGACATTCTAAGAGCTGCATTAACTCAACTTCTTCTTTATTATACGAGGCTTTCAGATTGTATAAAGAGGATAAATGGTGGGTCTACATTGAACAAAGATCTTGTTTCAATTTCATCCATAATGTATGAGATCAGAAAATACTCAAGGACTTTCTAG
- the LOC104228320 gene encoding vacuolar protein sorting-associated protein 52 A-like isoform X2, giving the protein MAEVADNTSANANNGQKSFFDLGSFVGDLNIEDEIASADISLEGLEEELQECKTDDVVANILSKGTTLREYTKGVENNLRQVELDSIQDYIKESDNLVSLHDQIRDCDMILTQMETLLSGFQGEIGSISSDIKILQEKSMDMGLRLKNRKVAESKLAKFVEDIIVPPRMIDIIVDGEVNEEYMRTLEILSKKLKYSDADLMVKTSKALKDVRPELERLRQKAVSKVFDFMVQKLYSLRKPKTNIQILQQSVLLKYKYILSFLKEHGKEVYLEVRAAYTDTMNKVLSAQFRAYIQALEKLQLDIATSNDLIGVETRSTGLFLRGREPLKNRSAVFALGERINILKEIEEPPLIPHIAEASSKKYPYEVLFRSLHKLLMDTASSEYLFCDDFFGEQTMFYDIFAGPFSVIDEHFGTILPNSFDAIGLLLMIRIIYHHQLVMSRRRIPCLDSYLDKVNIALWPRFKMVFDLHLNSLRNANIRTLWEDDVHPHYVIRRYAEFTASLIHLNVEYGDGQLELNLERLRMAVDDLLVKLAQMFAKQKQQTVFLINNYDMTISVLKEAGPDGGKIQQHFEELLKNNTSIFVEELLLEHFSDLIKFVKTRGSEDPSIGTERPITIAEVEPIVKDFASRWKAAIELMHNDVITSFSNFLCGMDILRAALTQLLLYYTRLSDCIKRINGGSTLNKDLVSISSIMYEIRKYSRTF; this is encoded by the exons ATGGCGGAGGTGGCTGACAACACATCG GCCAATGCGAATAATGGGCAgaaatctttctttgatttggGATCCTTCGTTGGCGATTTGAATATTGAGGATGAAATTGCCAG CGCTGATATATCCCTTGAGGGGCTTGAGGAAGAGTTACAGGAATGTAAAACTGATGAT GTTGTCGCAAACATACTTTCTAAAGGTACAACGTTGCGGGAATACACTAAAGGCGTTGAAAACAATTTGCGGCAAGTTGAATTGGATTCTATCCAG GATTACATAAAGGAAAGTGATAATCTAGTCTCACTTCATGATCAAATTCGTGATTGCGACATGATTCTTACCCAAATGGAGACTCTTCTCAGTGGATTTCAG GGAGAGATAGGTTCTATAAGTTCAGATATCAAAATTCTCCAAGAGAAGTCTATGGATATGGGACTGAGGCTGAAGAATCGCAAG GTGGCAGAGTCAAAGCTGGCAAAGTTTGTCGAGGATATTATTGTTCCTCCAAGGATGATAGACATAATTGTTGATGGAGAG GTTAATGAGGAATACATGAGGACCCTTGAGATTTTGAGTAAAAAGCTGAAGTATTCAGATGCAGATCTCATGGTTAAAACATCAAAGGCTCTGAAAGATGTTCGGCCTGAACTAGAAAGACTTAGGCAGAAAGCGGTCTCCAAG GTGTTTGATTTCATGGTTCAGAAGCTATACTCTTTAAGGAAACCCAAAACTAATATTCAGATCCTTCAGCAGAGTGTCCTTCTAAAATATAA GTATATCCTTTCCTTTCTTAAGGAGCATGGCAAGGAGGTGTATCTTGAGGTTCGAGCTGCATACACTGACACAATGAACAAG GTTCTGAGTGCACAGTTCCGCGCTTATATTCAAGCTTTAGAAAAGCTTCAGTTGGATATAGCAACATCTAATGATCTGATAGGTGTTGAGACCAGAAGCACAGGTCTTTTCTTGAGAGGAAGAGAACCATTGAAGAACAGGTCTGCAGTTTTTGCTCTTGGAGAAAGGATAAACATTCTCAAG GAGATTGAAGAGCCTCCATTAATTCCACATATCGCTGAAGCCAGCTCAAAAAAATATCCGTATGAGGTCCTTTTCAGGAGTTTGCACAAGCTGCTCATGGATACTGCTTCTTCGGA GTACCTTTTCTGTGATGATTTCTTTGGAGAGCAGACCATGTTTTATGATATATTTGCTG GCCCATTTTCAGTAATTGATGAGCATTTCGGTACAATCCTTCCCAATAGTTTTGATGCAATTGGCTTACTGCTCATGATTCGCATCATATACCACCACCAG CTTGTAATGTCCAGACGCCGAATTCCATGCCTGGATTCATACTTAGACAAG GTCAATATTGCTTTATGGCCACGTTTCAAGATGGTCTTTGACTTGCACCTCAACAGCCTGCGAAATGCCAATATCAGGACTCTCTGGGAAGATGATGTTCACCCACATTATGTCATAAGGCGCTATGCTGAGTTTACTGCCTCCCTTATTCACCTTAATGTAGAATATGGAGATGGGCAG CTTGAACTGAATCTGGAGAGACTCAGAATGGCTGTTGATGACTTGCTTGTCAAGCTAGCACAAATGTTCGCTAAACAAAAGCAGCAAACCGTATTCCTTATAAACAACTACGACATGACAATATCGGTTCTGAAG GAAGCTGGTCCAGATGGGGGGAAGATCCAGCAGCACTTTGAAGAGCTTCTAAAGAATAACACATCCATATTCGTG GAAGAATTGCTATTGGAACATTTTAGCGATCTTATCAAGTTTGTAAAGACGAGAGGGT CTGAGGATCCAAGTATTGGCACTGAAAGGCCTATAACTATTGCTGAAGTCGAGCCGATTGTAAAGGACTTTGCAAGCAGATGGAAAGCCGCAATTGAACTTATGCACAATGATGTCATTACTTCTTTCAGCAATTTCCTGTGTGGAATGGACATTCTAAGAGCTGCATTAACTCAACTTCTTCTTTATTATACGAGGCTTTCAGATTGTATAAAGAGGATAAATGGTGGGTCTACATTGAACAAAGATCTTGTTTCAATTTCATCCATAATGTATGAGATCAGAAAATACTCAAGGACTTTCTAG
- the LOC104249097 gene encoding basic blue protein, producing MEALRKSLLIFAIIMTVMIQNKAMAAQHVVGGSQGWDESTDFNAWASGETFKVGDTLVFRYNPGLHSVVEVEGESAYKSCDTSSSVNSMSAGNDVVKLNKPGTRYFACGTAGHCDQGMKLKITTVTGNAPSNQAATSSNPSSSSAADSRRFSTAFFTFIAAIFTLHMALVFQL from the exons ATGGAGGCTCTACGAAAATCTTTGTTGATTTTTGCTATTATTATGACGGTAATGATCCAGAATAAAGCAATGGCGGCACAACATGTTGTTGGGGGAAGCCAAGGATGGGATGAATCCACTGATTTTAATGCTTGGGCGTCTGGTGAAACATTCAAAGTTGGAGATACACTAG TATTTAGGTACAATCCAGGCCTTCACAGCGTTGTGGAAGTTGAGGGTGAAAGTGCATACAAGAGTTGTGATACAAGCAGTTCAGTGAACTCAATGAGTGCAGGAAACGATGTTGTTAAACTAAACAAGCCAGGGACTCGATATTTTGCCTGTGGAACAGCAGGTCACTGTGATCAAGGAATGAAGCTTAAGATCACAACTGTTACTGGAAATGCACCTTCTAATCAGGCTGCTACTTCTTCGAACCCTAGTTCTTCTTCTGCAGCCGATTCGCGTCGTTTTTCTACTGCGTTCTTCACTTTCATAGCAGCAATATTTACTCTACATATGGCTCTAGTCTTCCAGTTATAA
- the LOC104249098 gene encoding triacylglycerol lipase 2-like gives MALRRLWNLGVLGFVTLIILVFESHRTFGSSTRGPFGFLTGDNGVNAAVPSGMCATFVIIHGYKCQEYEVTTDDGYILSVQRIPEGRVGGGGQNRQPVLLQHGVLVDGVTWLLNSPEQSLAMILADSGFDVWISNTRGTRYSRRHVSLDPNNPDYWNWTWDDLVVHDLPTVINLVFNQTGQKTHYVGHSLGTLIALASFSEGKQIDKIKSAALLSPIAYLSHMTTALGVVAARSFVGEITTIFGLAEFNPTGQPVSIFVKALCAYPGVDCYDFMTALTGKNCCLNASTVELFLKNEPQPTSTKNLVHLAQTVRDGILKKYDYGSNNYNLAHYGEAKPPQYDLANIPRDLPLFISYGGQDALSDSKDVETLLDYLKLHDVDKLHVQYVKDYAHADFIIGITAKDIVFNQIVNFFRNQH, from the exons ATGGCGCTCCGTAGATTGTGGAATTTAGGTGTTTTAGGTTTTGTGACATTGATAATATTAGTGTTTGAGTCTCATCGAACATTTGGGTCCAGCACGAGAGGTCCTTTTGGCTTTCTTACTGGTGATAATGGCGTGAATGCTGCAGTACCAAGTGGTATGTGCGCCACTTTTGTGATTATTCATGGTTATAAATGCCAGGAATATGAG GTTACTACTGATGATGGCTATATATTAAGTGTGCAAAGAATTCCGGAAGGGCGCGTAGGTGGTGGTGGGCAGAACAGGCAGCCAGTTTTATTGCAGCATGGGGTATTGGTG GATGGAGTAACGTGGCTACTAAATTCACCAGAACAATCACTAGCAATGATTTTAGCAGACAGCGGTTTTGATGTTTGGATTTCCAACACCAGAGGAACAAGATACAGTCGTCGTCATGTGTCTCTTGATCCTAATAATCCG GACTACTGGAATTGGACATGGGATGATCTTGTGGTCCATGACTTACCCACTGTCATTAACCTTGTTTTCAATCAAACTGGACAGAAGACTCACTACGTTGGCCATTCATTG GGAACATTGATAGCTTTGGCGTCATTCTCCGAAGGAAAACAAATAGACAAGATAAAATCAGCAGCTTTGCTCAGTCCAATTGCTTACTTGAGTCATATGACCACTGCGCTTGGCGTCGTTGCAGCCAGATCATTTGTTGGCGAG ATCACTACAATATTTGGTCTTGCAGAATTTAATCCAACAGG TCAACCTGTGTCTATTTTTGTCAAGGCCTTGTGTGCTTACCCTGGAGTAGATTGTTATGATTTCATGACTGCACTTACTG GGAAGAACTGTTGTCTAAATGCCTCCACTGTTGAGCTTTTCTTGAAGAACGAACCTCAACCCACATCGACAAAGAACCTTGTGCATTTGGCTCAAA CTGTTAGAGATGGAATCCTAAAGAAATATGACTATGGGAGCAACAACTACAATTTGGCACATTATGGTGAAGCTAAACCTCCACAGTATGATTTGGCAAATATCCCTCGAGACCTTCCACTGTTTATCAGTTATGGAGGCCAAGACGCACTATCTGATTCTAAAGATGTCGAGACGTTGCTCGATTATCTCAAGTTGCACGATGTTGACAAGTTACACGTTCAATACGTCAAGGATTATGCTCATGCTGATTTCATTATTGGAATCACTGCTAAAGATATTGTCTTTAACCAGATTGTAAACTTCTTCAGAAACCAACACTAA